A region of Haliotis asinina isolate JCU_RB_2024 chromosome 7, JCU_Hal_asi_v2, whole genome shotgun sequence DNA encodes the following proteins:
- the LOC137290314 gene encoding uncharacterized protein isoform X2: protein MESQIPQLAAMTWPEFIKHMLATTHKIQKVAVLAEDGQPLAVTEDLQVSMEEGQALVRSILDPARTVTKIHMDNNFYTCFQGNSRTLVGTSPNRDRIFVAYKYEHCLVVVFGGTKGHGSYLFELKKHLWARERRQQQMSNLRNQGQITNIPSQEQITNIPSQRQIPNTPSQGQIQQILNAAEDERLASQDSDNMEQLTQMDRESMDIDDFPQGQDRIG, encoded by the exons ATGGAGAGCCAGATTCCACAACTAG CCGCCATGACTTGGCCTGAGTTCATCAAGCACATGCTGGCGACGACCCACAAGATACAGAAAGTAGCAGTGCTGGCTGAGGATGGTCAGCCTCTAGCCGTGACGGAGGACCTTCAGGTGTCCATGGAGGAGGGCCAGGCATTGGTCAGGAGCATCTTGGACCCTGCGCGGACGGTCACCAAGATCCacatggacaacaacttctacACGTGTTTCCAGGGCAACTCGAGGACATTGGTTGGGACGTCTCCCAATAGAGACAGAATATTCGTCGCCTATAAATATGAACACTGCCTTGTCGTTGTGTTCGGCGGGACGAAGGGACATGGGTCGTATCTTTTTGAGTTGAAGAAACATCTTTGGGCCAGGGAACGTCGTCAGCAGCAGATGTCAAATTTACGTAATCAAGGGCAGATCACTAATATACCCAGTCAAGAACAGATCACGAATATACCCAGCCAGCGTCAAATACCCAATACACCCAGCCAAGGGCAGATCCAGCAGATCCTGAATGCAGCTGAGGACGAAAGGTTAGCTTCCCAAGACTCAGACAACATGGAACAACTCACTCAGATGGACCGGGAATCGATGGACATTGATGACTTTCCTCAAGGACAAGACAGAATAG GGTGA
- the LOC137290314 gene encoding uncharacterized protein isoform X1: MESQIPQLAAMTWPEFIKHMLATTHKIQKVAVLAEDGQPLAVTEDLQVSMEEGQALVRSILDPARTVTKIHMDNNFYTCFQGNSRTLVGTSPNRDRIFVAYKYEHCLVVVFGGTKGHGSYLFELKKHLWARERRQQQMSNLRNQGQITNIPSQEQITNIPSQRQIPNTPSQGQIQQILNAAEDERLASQDSDNMEQLTQMDRESMDIDDFPQGQDRIGDDLNLLQLHD, translated from the exons ATGGAGAGCCAGATTCCACAACTAG CCGCCATGACTTGGCCTGAGTTCATCAAGCACATGCTGGCGACGACCCACAAGATACAGAAAGTAGCAGTGCTGGCTGAGGATGGTCAGCCTCTAGCCGTGACGGAGGACCTTCAGGTGTCCATGGAGGAGGGCCAGGCATTGGTCAGGAGCATCTTGGACCCTGCGCGGACGGTCACCAAGATCCacatggacaacaacttctacACGTGTTTCCAGGGCAACTCGAGGACATTGGTTGGGACGTCTCCCAATAGAGACAGAATATTCGTCGCCTATAAATATGAACACTGCCTTGTCGTTGTGTTCGGCGGGACGAAGGGACATGGGTCGTATCTTTTTGAGTTGAAGAAACATCTTTGGGCCAGGGAACGTCGTCAGCAGCAGATGTCAAATTTACGTAATCAAGGGCAGATCACTAATATACCCAGTCAAGAACAGATCACGAATATACCCAGCCAGCGTCAAATACCCAATACACCCAGCCAAGGGCAGATCCAGCAGATCCTGAATGCAGCTGAGGACGAAAGGTTAGCTTCCCAAGACTCAGACAACATGGAACAACTCACTCAGATGGACCGGGAATCGATGGACATTGATGACTTTCCTCAAGGACAAGACAGAATAGGTGATGATCTAAATCTACTCCAGCTACATGACTGA